The following coding sequences lie in one Sorghum bicolor cultivar BTx623 chromosome 6, Sorghum_bicolor_NCBIv3, whole genome shotgun sequence genomic window:
- the LOC8055984 gene encoding protein SPT2 homolog has product MRGYEYETNGYHRGVEDEYGDEYYDQDEYEEEGSGAGDEYVEEEEPTEGQKEILELRERLKEQIRRKAKAAAACTAGRSSSSQIPQARDKFGSFFGPSKPVISRRVIEERKSLKELHSTIAREPRPSGVHKDIPSSSNKVQSKGNGHQHKQKIVNQVKRKVEALKDNRDYSFLLSDDADLSSPSPKEKPAARSSLTQRADREAMQSTVKSKAPTSQPARLSNGYGPKNTVSTQRHAEGRVDSMRKEAFLNRQRVVSRDNERSHSIAKNGSNQASTSKTTLQKLPSRGPIANKQPSKDLNDTTLRKSSVASKHHLSEIDRPKSSQSQRMQSAGQRPQHSSHGQRPHQSMQHRLQQSLQSRRPQQMTQGQKPQQSLQSQRTQQSLQNQRPQQSSHIQKSQSSQTHRPQSLSNRSQPSQGQRPLSSKGQYSEQRRVQANDRVKQAERQIRPPSKSMPSRPVSSNGIRDDHARKKQVAKRRFDEDEDEEDPLAIIRNMFGYDPSRYAGRDEDVSDMEADFATIEMEEKRSARIARQEDEEELRLIEEEERREQERKRRKMARGR; this is encoded by the exons ATGCGGGGCTACGAGTACGAGACCAAT GGTTACCACCGGGGAGTGGAAGATGAGTATGGAGATGAGTACTATGATCAAGATGAGTATGAGGAGGAAGGTTCGGGTGCTGGGGATGAGTATGTTGAGGAGGAAGAGCCTACAGAGGGACAAAAGGAGATACTTGAACTGAGAGAACGATTAAAAGAGCAGATTAGGCGAAAGGCAAAGGCTGCTGCTGCCTGCACTGCTGGCCGCTCATCTTCTTCACAAATACCTCAAGCCAGGGACAA ATTTGGCTCTTTCTTTGGGCCATCCAAGCCGGTGATTTCTCGTCGAGTGATTGAAGAAAGGAAATCATTGAAAGAACTGCATAGCACAATTGCAAGGGAGCCAAGGCCTTCTGGAGTACAT AAAGATATTCCATCGTCCTCTAATAAAGTGCAAAGTAAAGGAAATGGACATCAGCATAAACAGAAGATTGTTAATCAG GTAAAGAGGAAGGTTGAGGCACTTAAGGATAACCGGGATTATTCATTTCTACTCTCGGATGATGCTGACCTTTCTTCACCCTCTCCAAAGGAGAAACCTGCTGCTAGATCTTCCTTGACTCAAAGGGCTG ATCGTGAAGCGATGCAATCAACAGTAAAGAGCAAGGCACCAACAAGTCAACCTGCACGCCTGTCAAATGGATATGGACCTAAGAACACAGTGTCAACTCAAAGGCATGCCGAAGGTAGGGTAGACTCCATGAGAAAGGAGGCTTTCTTGAATAGACAAAGGGTTGTTTCACGTGACAATGAGAGGTCCCATAGTATTGCAAAAAATGGATCCAACCAGGCAAGCACTAGCAAAACCACACTCCAAAAGCTTCCAAGCAGGGGTCCTATTGCTAATAAGCAACCTTCCAAGGATTTGAATGACACAACTCTGCGGAAGAGCAGTGTAGCCTCGAAGCACCATCTCTCAGAGATTGACAGACCAAAATCCTCTCAAAGTCAGAGGATGCAGTCAGCTGGTCAGAGACCGCAGCATTCTTCCCATGGTCAGAGGCCACATCAATCCATGCAGCATAGGCTGCAGCAGTCATTGCAGAGTCGGAGACCACAGCAAATGACACAGGGTCAGAAACCTCAACAGTCTTTGCAGAGTCAAAGGACTCAACAGTCCTTGCAGAATCAAAGGCCACAGCAGTCCTCACATATTCAGAAATCACAATCCTCACAAACACACAGACCACAGTCACTAAGTAACAGGTCCCAGCCATCACAAGGACAAAGGCCTCTTTCTTCGAAGGGTCAATATTCAGAGCAAAGAAGAGTACAGGCAAATGATAGAGTCAAACAAGCTGAAAGGCAGATTCGGCCTCCCTCGAAGTCCATG CCATCTCGGCCAGTCTCTTCCAATGGAATTCGTGATGATCATGCAAGGAAAAAGCAAGTGGCAAAAAGAAGAtttgatgaagatgaagatgaggaaGACCCCCTTGCAATTATCAGAAATATGTTCGG GTATGATCCTAGTAGATATGCAGGCAGAGATGAGGATGTCAGTGACATGGAAGCCGATTTTGCTACTATAGAAATGGAAGAGAAGAGAAG
- the LOC8055985 gene encoding pre-mRNA-splicing ATP-dependent RNA helicase prp28 isoform X2 → MPPPVTAPTHPPPSESTTTTRPPPPPQQQLPPPPPPPPPPPSGVESEVPPKKRKLEEEGFQRSPYYTIRETVANLRGRFLQVCQGTDSEKKDVAAEILNARAPDDKRADKVLSEEKSLGPTTSLSGNFVHSTGGGVPLKPDNSDTTVHGLPVKTKNRAGPSKITGYTKQQGGLPQGSYVIGGSPVAWNFLIWRGSKAVYYGLTKAEWLARQSAK, encoded by the exons ATGCCGCCTCCTGTCACCGCACCGACCCATCCGCCGCCCTCCGAGTCGACGACCACCACcagaccaccaccaccaccacagcagcagctgccgccgccgccgccgccaccgcctcctcctccttccggCGTTGAGTCTGAGGTGCCGCCGAAGAAGCGGAAGCTGGAGGAGGAGGGGTTTCAGCGCTCGCCATACTACACGATCAGAGAAACCGTCGCAAATCTCCGCGGCCGCTTCCTTCAG GTTTGCCAAGGAACTGATTCAGAAAAGAAAGATGTTGCTGCTGAGATCTTGAATG CTAGAGCTCCTGATGATAAGCGTGCTGATAAAGTTCTGTCTGAAGAGAAGAGTCTAGGTCCTACGACAAGCCTGTCTGGAAATTTTGTGCACAGTACAGGTGGAGGTGTACCACTCAAGCCTGATAACTCAGACACCACAGTACATGGGTTACCGGTGAAGACTAAAAACCGGGCCGGACCAAGTAAGATAACAGGTTATACAAAGCAACAGGGCGGACTCCCTCAAGGTTCTTATGTCATCGGTGGATCTCCCGTTGCCTGGAATTTCCTTATATGGCGTGGAAGCAAAGCAGTCTACTATGGTTTGACCAAAGCAGAGTGGTTGGCTCGTCAATCTGCAAAATGA
- the LOC8055985 gene encoding pre-mRNA-splicing ATP-dependent RNA helicase prp28 isoform X1 — protein MPPPVTAPTHPPPSESTTTTRPPPPPQQQLPPPPPPPPPPPSGVESEVPPKKRKLEEEGFQRSPYYTIRETVANLRGRFLQVCQGTDSEKKDVAAEILNEMKDVIELSKKTRLDLSATAEPVKPFDKHAARAPDDKRADKVLSEEKSLGPTTSLSGNFVHSTGGGVPLKPDNSDTTVHGLPVKTKNRAGPSKITGYTKQQGGLPQGSYVIGGSPVAWNFLIWRGSKAVYYGLTKAEWLARQSAK, from the exons ATGCCGCCTCCTGTCACCGCACCGACCCATCCGCCGCCCTCCGAGTCGACGACCACCACcagaccaccaccaccaccacagcagcagctgccgccgccgccgccgccaccgcctcctcctccttccggCGTTGAGTCTGAGGTGCCGCCGAAGAAGCGGAAGCTGGAGGAGGAGGGGTTTCAGCGCTCGCCATACTACACGATCAGAGAAACCGTCGCAAATCTCCGCGGCCGCTTCCTTCAG GTTTGCCAAGGAACTGATTCAGAAAAGAAAGATGTTGCTGCTGAGATCTTGAATG AGATGAAAGATGTGATAGAGTTATCCAAGAAAACACGGCTTGATCTGTCTGCTACTGCTGAACCTGTGAAACCGTTTGACAAACATGCAGCTAGAGCTCCTGATGATAAGCGTGCTGATAAAGTTCTGTCTGAAGAGAAGAGTCTAGGTCCTACGACAAGCCTGTCTGGAAATTTTGTGCACAGTACAGGTGGAGGTGTACCACTCAAGCCTGATAACTCAGACACCACAGTACATGGGTTACCGGTGAAGACTAAAAACCGGGCCGGACCAAGTAAGATAACAGGTTATACAAAGCAACAGGGCGGACTCCCTCAAGGTTCTTATGTCATCGGTGGATCTCCCGTTGCCTGGAATTTCCTTATATGGCGTGGAAGCAAAGCAGTCTACTATGGTTTGACCAAAGCAGAGTGGTTGGCTCGTCAATCTGCAAAATGA